A stretch of DNA from Spirosoma endbachense:
TGGCTATGTCTGATTATTGTCAGGCCAAAGATATCTGCGCTTTAACGGCCTGATTGATGACGAACTGCCGGGCTTCGTCGTATTCTTCAGGCGTTCGCAAATGTTCGAGCAGCAACGGCACCTCCTGCGGCAATGCTGTTATATTTCGGAGGTATGTACCATAATCCATTTCGCCACGACCCGGCATAGTTTCAGCAAAATGTCCATCCTTGCCATAAACATCTTTCGCGTGAGACGAGACAATCCAGCGGCCTAACAGGCGGAATGTCTCATTGATCAGGGCAGTATTGTTGTAATAGCGCGCAGGACTGTTAATGATATTGGCAATATCGATATGTGCTCCAAACGCTGGCCTGTCAATTGCTTTGATAAATTTCAGGTATGATTCCGGGCCGTCAGGCAAGCTCCAGCCCATCATTTCAAGCGCAAATCTGGCTTTTTTAGGCTTTACACCATCAATCACTTTGCGGCAATTCTCGACCGTAGCGTCGAAGTATTCGCGGGTCAGGTTGCGGGCATCAGGACCGTCCCATTGTTTTAGGTTGTAGGAACCGCCAATATTGACACAGGTCAGTGCGCCAACGGCTTCGGCTAACGCCAACCGTTCCGTAACGTAATTCAGGTTTTTGCGTCGCTTTTCAGCATTCTGATCCAGCATATTTACCCAGGCACCTACCTCGGCAATGATCACATTCTGCCCTGCAAATGCTTGCCGAACGGCATTGATTTTAGTAGAATCCTTAAGGTCAACGGCAGGAACATAGGCTGAACTGTAGTTTAACCGTCGATGCTCCCTTGCCAGCTCCTCCGGATCGTCGCTTTTCAGGAAAATAGGCCCGCCTAACCGCAATGGCTTTTGCGACACGGAGTTTGATGTAGCTATAGACGGCGTAGTCAGCAGACCACCCGACAAAATGGCCGACGACCGCAGGAAGGCACGACGCGAAACAGGATTCATTAGCTCTTAGCGTTAGACAGTGTCTGGAATAGCGCTAAAAGTTTTATGGGTTGCGGTCTTACTCCATGCCCATTTTCAACACTTGCCCTACTTCTTTGTGATAGAGTCGACCAATGGGTAGTTCATGTCCCGCAACGTCGACATAGCTGGGTGTGTAGGCCTTTATTTTGTCGATCGCTACGATAAACGAGCGATGAATCCGCAAAAAACCAGATTCGGGCAACATCTCTTCCAGTGAGCTAATGCTTTGTTTAACCACCAACGGACGAGCGTCGGCCGTACTAATTTTAACGTAATCCTTCAAACTCTCAATGTAAAGGATGTCGCGGGTAAATACCTTAACCATCTTGCGATCAACCCGAAAATAAAGAAACGTATTAGTATGCAGAGCCTCGGCGGGTTTCTCGACGGATAAAACAGAAGGTATCTCTCCATGTCCGGCTTGGGTCGGCAATTGCTCTACTTTCATGACCTTGGAAACCGCCCGCAGAAATCGCTCAAAAGGAATAGGTTTGAGCAGGTAATCAACCGCATCGAGTTCGTAGCCTTCCAACGCATAATCGCGATAAGCCGTTGTAAAAATAATTTTAGGTGGCTGCCGTAAGCTACGCACAAAGTCGGTTCCGAGTAGCTGAGGCATTTTGATGTCCAGAAATAACAGATCAACCGACGTTGCCTGCAATACGCCAAACGCCTGAATAGCATTATGACACTTACCCACGACCTCCAGCCCATCTACCATGCCGACATACGTCTCGATCACTTCCAGTGCATGAGGTTCATCATCAACCAGTAAACAGCGTATTTTCATCATAATTTCTATTAAGCAACCGCTGCCAGTTGGGAGGGTGGCAGGGCTATGCCGGGTTGGGCTGGCACCAGTTCCAGTGTCAGCATAACCATAAACGTTTCTTCACCAGCTACGATGCGTAATTCGTGTCGGTCGGGGTATAACAACTGCAGGCGTTTCTGAACATTCTGCAGCCCAATGCCTCCTACATAGACCTCTTCCTGTGCTACAAGTTCCCGACTATTAATGACTTTAAATTTAAGCACCGTATCCTGAATCGATACGTCCACGTGCATCCAGGCCTGTTCGAGTTGCTCGCTGGTACCATGTTTGAACGCATTTTCCAGAAATGGAACCAGTAATAAGGGGGCAATCAATTTATTCTCATAATCGCCGGAGATATTGAGCGACATATCCAGCCGGTCGCCATAGCGCAATTGCTCCAGACCGATGTAGTTGCGCATAAACGTAATCTCTTTCTCTAAGGACACTTCCGGTACATTGCAGTCGTAGAGCATGTATCGAAGCAGGTCCGAAAGTTTCAGCACTACTGCCGGAGACCGGTCAGATTTATTAAGTGTGAGTGCATACAGGTTATTCAGCGTATTGAACAGAAAATGAGGGTGTACCTGCGATTTTAACAGCTGCAACTCTGCCTGCAATTTCTCTTTATCTATTTGCTGATAAGCCTGTTGTTTCAGATACCAGACTTTTACCAGTTTGATAGCGGCCGCAAAACCACCAATTGTGATGGCTCCCCGCAAACCAGCCATCATGGCAAAGAAAAATGTATTTCCTGATGTTCGTAGTTCCAGGCAAACACGAACAGGATCAACAACATAGGTGGTTAATAAAGCTGAAACAAACGCTGTGACAAGAACCAGCAGGATAATATTGATCAGCATCCACCCATATCGGCCCTTAAACAAAAATTGGGGCATTAGCCAATAGAGAATACTATAGGCAAAAAACATGTGAGAAGGCATAAATAACACAGCATCCAGCCCTGCAATACCGATGCCCTGAAACAGAGCCCGCGGCCAGGAAACACCCTGGCGAATAAAATAACCGACTGGTAGAAATCCGTACGTAAACGCAAAAAACAGCGTCCATACCAACCAGAACAAGCCATGGCGGGTCAGCCGTATACGAAGCTGGTTTGAGAAGACAAATTGTCTGGTTAAAAGTTGCATACATCTGCCGATTGCTTACCCGAAATTAGATAAACAGAAGCAGTTCACCTACAAGCCACGACAATAGTCGACAAACGACCCGCTTCCGTCGCTGAACAACAGAATTTGGTCGCAAATAACATTGATAGACAGTTGATTGCTGTCTGATGGCCTACCAGCGTTACCGGGCGATATTTCAGGTGGCCTATAACTGGGATTTCTACATTTGACTCAGTTATCGACTAAAGTAGACCGCAGAGACATAATCCAGCTAAAAGCTGAAATGCGATCCCGGAAAGTACCACAACCAAAAACACAACAATCCAATGAACACCATCTCACAAATCCGCCTGGCCTTCGTAGCCATCATGCTTGTCGCATCTTCGTTTGCCGCAAAAGCGCAGATGAAATCGGAACCTCCTGTAGCCAAAGAAGGATTCTGGGTAGTTGAAACGCCCGCCAAAAGCCGCCAATGCACAGTAAAGTTCTACACCAATGATCAGAGATTGATTTATGAAGAAACCGTAAATCGCAGTCTGAACATTAAACGCCTGCAAACCAAACGCCTGTTAAACATCGCACTGGAGCAGGCAATGTTTGTCTGGAACGCCACCCACCAGATTCCAACCGACCGGCAATGGGTAGCAGTCCGTTTCGAAAAAAAGTAACCTGACGAGGTCGGGCAACGAACGAGTTCATTTGTTCGTTGCCCGACAGATTAATAAAGGGGTTGAGGGGTAAATTTTTGTCGTTGCGCGCTTTGATCAGCGTACGTGTAAAGCTTACCTTCATGCAATCCAACAGACGCAAATTCATAAAAAGCCTGTCGGCGGCTTCGGCGCTGGTCGCAACAGAGAGCGTAGCCCGACCATTCGGGATGCCGTCCTACATCCCGAATTTGATGAAAATCAGTCCGAACGACAAAATTCGGCTGGCCACGATCGGCATGGGAATTCAGGGCAACTTCGATACCAGAGCGGCTCTGCGCAACCCCGATGTCGAATTGGTTGGTGTGTCTGATCTGTACGATGGTCGGCTTGAACACGCTAAAACTGCATTCGGTAAAGACAAAGAGCTTTTCGCCACCCGCGATTATCGCGAAATTCTGGCCCGCCCTGACATCGATGCTGTTATTGTCGTTGTGCCCGACCACTGGCACGACCACATTACCATTGCTGCCCTCAAGGCAGGTAAGAACGTCTATTGCGAGAAACCGATGGTACAGCACCTGAGCGAGGGGAAAGCGGTGATCGATGCCTGGAAGAAATCAGGAAAGACGATGCAGGTGGGTAGCCAGCGCATTAGCAGTGCCGCCTTTCAGGAAGCCAAACGACTCGTTGATGCTGGCGAAATTGGCCCGATTAACTATATCGAATCGAATAACGATCGTTTCAATGCCATTGGCGCCTGGCAATATTCCATTCCACCCGACGCATCGACCCAAACTCTTGACTGGGATCGCTTTCTGGGCGATGCCCCCAAGCGTCCATTTGATGCCAAACGCTTTTTCCGCTGGAGGAACTACAAAGACTACGGCACGGGCGTCGCAGGTGATTTGTTCATCCACTTGATTACGGGTGTTCATTTCGTTACAAATACACTCGGCCCAACGCGCATCTACTCGTCTGGAAATCTTGCCTACTGGAAAGATGGGCGTGATGTACCTGATGTCATGTCGTGCATTATGGACTATCCCAAAACCGACCAGCACGAAGCCTTCCAGATGGTTTTGCGGGTAAATTTTGCCAATGCAGGTAAAATCAACGACGTAACGCGGATCATTGGTAGCGAAGGACAGATCGAGTTTTCGGAAAACAACCTTATCATGACCAAGAAGAAACTGCCCGTTGCTCCGGGTTACGGCGGCTACGATAGTTTCTTTACGTTTACCGAGCCTGTACAACAGGAATTTGTGAAGCAATACGACGTACAGTATCCGCCCGAAACGCGCACAGCAGAACCTGTGAAGGAAGTGAAGTTTGAAGCACCGAAAGATGACGATGCCCATGCTAAACACTTCGCCAATTTCTTCGAAAATGTGCGTCTTGGAAGCCAGGGAACCGTTGAAGATCCGGTATTCGGTTTCCGGGCAGCGGCTCCGGTACTAGCCTGTAATGAAAGCTATTTTGAGCAGAAGGTCGTTTACTGGGACCCTGTCACGATGACCCAGAAAAACCCGACCGCTAAAACAACGCCCAAGAAAACGCTTGCCTCAGCCAAAGCAACGGCAAAAAAATCGTAAACCATCCTCTTTTCAGGAAGCACCCCACCAAAGAAATTCATATTTTCTGGTGGGGTGCTTTTGTGTTGGTAAGCTCTTGAAAACCAAGGGTGGATTTTCCTGTGTATATATTCTGTCGTTCGTCAGAATTTTTAATTAGTATGGAAAACTCCACCACTACACTTACCCGCCCACGCCAGCACAGATTAAGTTGGCAACTTGGACGCGTCTGCTTACTGGCGCTTACGCTCTGGATTATAGTAGATTTATCGATACCAGTACGACATGATCTGAGCCAGTTCGACGCGCGAGCGGTATCAATGATGGAAACTGCGATGTGGCGATCCTACTATGAAAAGAAACCCGTTTTATTGTTCTGGCAGTTGTCGACATGTATGCGACAGCAATTTCATGCCCCATTCTGGCGGTCATTCAAACTAGTACTCTTCCAATTTAATCCTTACATCAACTTGGATTACAAGCCGGATTCACCTGCTCATACCACCGCTTGAGTTTGGTTTCCGCTGTAACTGCGGTAAAACTCCAATGCACCTTCACAGCANNNNNNNNNNCTAGCTAGCTAGCNNNNNNNNNNGGGAATACGGACCTGACTACTGGGGTATCTAAGCCTGTTTGCTCCCCACGCTTTCGCACCTGAGCGTCAGTCTTCGTCCAGGGGGCCGCCTTCGCCACCGGTATTCCTCCAGATCTCTACGCATTTCACCGCTACACCTGGAATTCTACCCCCCTCTACGAGACTCAAGCTTGCCAGTATCAGATGCAGTTCCCAGGTTGAGCCCGGGGATTTCACATCTGACTTAACAAACCGCCTGCGTGCGCTTTACGCCCAGTAATTCCGATTAACGCTTGCACCCTCCGTATTACCGCGGCTGCTGGCACGGAGTTAGCCGGTGCTTCTTCTGCGGGTAACGTCAATGAGCAAAGGTATTAACTTTACTCCCTTCCTCCCCGCTGAAAGTACTTTACAACCCGAAGGCCTTCTTCATACACGCGGCATGGCTGCATCAGGCTTGCGCCCATTGTGCAATATTCCCCACTGCTGCCGCCCGTAGGATAGCGCATTTCANNNNNNNNNNCTAGCTAGCTAGCNNNNNNNNNNTCGTATGCTACTGATTTCTGTGTACATTAAATCGGTAAGCTTATGTATATTAGCGTATTACAACGAAATAAGAAAAGTAGAAAGTCGCTGCATTTTAAGCGAATGGTTACCGAAGTCTATCGAGCCGAAATCGCTCAGCCCGCCGACATCCAGCAATATCTGCACATCCCGCTGACCGAATTACGGCAGTTGAATCGATGGTATTTCAAGCACCGATTAGCGCCTTATTTGTACCCCTATCGCTGTTATAAATCCATGAAAAAGCACAACCAAGATGCCTATGTTAAAGCCCTTGAACGACGCCTGGCTGCTACGGAAGAGGAAAATAAACTCCTTAAGCTAAAAGCCGAAGCCTTTCAAACGGCCATCCAACTTGCCGAAGAGCAATTTCAAATCCCTATCTTAAAAAAGTCTGGCACCAAACGGTCAACCAACTGACTCGTCGCTATCCCTTGGTGGGCATGGAGCAGTTATGTGGGCTGTTTGGGTTAACACGACAAGCTTGGTATGCGGCTACCCGGCGTCAGGAGAAACAAGGCTTTCAGGCAACTATTGTCCTGGCTGAAGTCAGACGATTACGAAGGCAGGTGGCAGGCTTAGGAACGACTAAATTGTATGAATTGATGCAGGAGTTTCTGGCCTCTCATCAAATCAAGCTAGGACGTGATAGGCTTCATAATCTACTAAAAGTCAATGGCTTGTTGCTGACAAAGAAACGATCGAGAATCAAAACAACCGACTCTGATCATGATTTAGAAAAGTACCCTAATCAAGTTAAGGAACTCAAACCGGATGGCGTTGGTCAGCTCTGGGTAAGTGATTTGAGTTACATTCGCGTGGGGATTGGCTTTGCTTATTTGTCGGTGATTATGGATGCCTACTCGCGTAAAATTGTGGGTTGGTCCTTCCATAAAACATTAGAAGCCAAGGGGCCCGTAGCCGCTCTGGAGATGGCGTTAAAAACGCGAAGTCAAACCGATCAATCGCTTATCCACCATTCCGATCGGGGTGTTCAATATTGTTCGGGAGCTTATGTGGATCGGCTGCGCCAAGCGACGATTACCATTAGTATGACCGAATCGGGTGACCCCAACGAGAATGCTTTAGCAGAGCGGGTTTTTCGGACTTTAAAGGAAGACTTTCATCTTTGGGGATTCCCTACGTTTAGGCTGGCCGAAACGGCCGTTGAGCAGGCCATTGGTGCGTACAATTCGGTACGACCGCATGCGTCTTTAGGCTATCAAACGCCTAATCAGGCTCACCAAGGTCAAGGCTATCCACCACTAAAATGGTACCCATACAAAAAAGTACGGTTCGGAAATGTGCAATATCAGGCTGATAATCAGTACTGTTCTCCTTTGTAAACCTATTCTAGTAGCATACGNNNNNNNNNNCTAGCTAGCTAGCNNNNNNNNNNCGGCTACGGTAAGCGGAGCGAGTTCAGCCAGTCTCACCAGCACTGGCACGGGTAGCTTCAGCCAGAGTGTCATCACCGGTAGCCAGCCATTGACCTATCAGCCTTCGGCGGCCGACATCGCAGCGGGTAGTGTGACCCTGCGGCTCACCAGTGCCGATCCCGATCTGAGCGGCAGTTGTTCCCGGGCAATCATCAGCCGGGTGCTCACCATCAGTGCCCCCCCCAGCCTGAGTATCACAGCCAGTTCGGCCAGTCNNNNNNNNNNCTAGCTAGCTAGCNNNNNNNNNNCCGAGGTGACATTGAGGGTGGCGACAGGATTGATGGTGACCGTGGCGGTAGCTACATCACTACACCCCCCTGTCGTCGTACCCGTCACCGAGTAGGTGCCGGCCACATTGACGGAGATGGACGAGCCGGTGGCGCCATTGCTCCACAGGTAGGTAGATGCTCCGGATGCGGNNNNNNNNNNCTAGCTAGCTAGCNNNNNNNNNNTGGTTGGCTCATTGCCTGCAAGTGTTGCGGTAGTACTGACTGTGCCATCGGTAATGGTTATTAGTTGACTACCCATTGCATTGGTCGCCGAAAGGGTTCCTCTGACACTATACTGGTTCGTGGCGGTATTGCAACCATCAGGGGCAACCACTAAGTTGAGCAGGCAAGGTGGTGTCACCGAGCAGGCGGCCGGGGCCATATAGGTGGTGGTCGTGGTTGAACAACCGGGCAGACTGGCGGTTACGGTATGGCTCTNNNNNNNNNNCTAGCTAGCTAGCNNNNNNNNNNACCGCCACGAACCAGTATAGTGTCAGAGGAACCCTTTCGGCGACCAATGCAATGGGTAGTCAACTAATAACCATTACCGATGGCACAGTCAGTACTACCGCAACACTTGCAGGCAATGAGCCAACCAGCTTCACCCTCAACGGGTTAACCAGTAGTGGCACCTTGCATACCGTAACAGCTTCAGCAACGAACTGTGGTATGGCCAGCACCACTTACACCGCACCGGCTTCCTGCTCGGGTACACCAACTGCCGGTCTGGGTGATTACGTCTGGAATGATTCCAATAAGAATGGTAGTCAGGATGCGGGCGAAGCCCCCATCCCCGGCGTGGTCGCTACCCTGTTCATCAATGGGGTCAGCTCAGCCACCACCCTGACCAATGCCACCGGCTTCTACTCCTTCACCGGATTGACTCCAGGCTCAAGTCTCTCCTACTCAGCGGGCTTCTCCACTCCGGCGGGCTTCTCCGCCACCAGCCAGAATCAGGGGGACGATGACACCAAAGATTCGGACGCCGATCCCTTTACTGGCAAAACTCAGTCCGTCACCCTGTTGGCGGGGGAGTTCAATCCTACCCTGGATGCAGGCTTCTATGGCGCTAACCCCGAGCTCAGGTTGGACAAACGGGTCGACAAGTCGAAAGCTAAGGTTGGGGATGTGCTCTCCTACAGCCTGGTGCTCACCAATACGGGCTCCGCTCTGGCTTCCCATGTGGTCGTGCAGGACTCAACCTCTTCGGGTCTGAGCTATGTGCTCAATTCAGCCACGGCTCCCGTGGGTACCACCTTCACCCAGGGTACGCCCATCAGCCTGTGGACAGTAGCCAGCCTCAGCCCCGGCCAGAGTCTCACACTTACCTTCCAGGCCAAAGCCGATACCAGTGGTATCCTCTATAATACAGCCACCATTCCAGGAGATACGGCGAAGGTCTGTACGTCGATACCCGTCAAGATGTGCCTTGGCGATGAATACACCCTGACGGCACCTGCGGGACGACCCAGCTATCGATGGTTCAAGGATGGTGTGCTCATACCCGGACAAAGCAATAATGAATTGGTGGTCAACGAACCAGGTGCCTACAGTCTGGAGAATGACAATACCGGGGGACTATGTCCTACATTCTCGTGCTGCCCCTTCATTTTAGAACTCGATACGTTACCGAACTATCAGGCGGTGGCCATAGCTGCGACTTGTCAGGGCAATACGCCCCAAAACAATGGTCAAGTGGTGTTAAGCCAGTTCAATCCGAAACACACCTACCAGTACTCGGTAGGGGCTTCGTTCAACGCTGCCGCTTCGCTCTCGGGTCCAGCCCAGGTGATTCCCGCCAATGGGGTGCTTGTGAGCACCCTGGCCAGTCCGGGGGTTGCCACCACGTACACGGTGCGGGTTTATAACCAGTCAGGATGTTACACCGACATGACCGTATTATTGATNNNNNNNNNNCTAGCTAGCTAGCNNNNNNNNNNCCCGCTGCGATGTCGGCCGCCGAAGGCTGATAGGTCAATGGCTGGCTACCGGTGATGACACTCTGGCTGAAGCTACCCGTGCCAGTGCTGGTGAGACTGGCTGAACTCGCTCCGCTTACCGTAGCCGTCAGGCTGAGGGTATTGCCCGCACAAACCTGGGGGCTTGCGGGAAGCAACGTCAGGCTGACGGGAGTCTGGCAGCCACAGTTGAGGACGATGGTCTGGGAGTCGGAGCAACTGCTGCCCTGCGTGCGGACCACGACGGTGGCCGTGGTGCTGGTAGGGGCATTGAGGGTGAAGCTGTTGCTGGTGGTAAAGCTGCCCCCGTTGAGGCTGTACTCCAGGGTGCCACTGCCGGTATTGGTGGCATCGACGGTGAAGCTGGCCGTATTGTTGATACAGGCGCTGGCCTGGTCGATGCTGAGGATCTGGGGCAGTCCATGGACGGTGACGGTTACCGAGGTGGTACTCCGGCAGCCGCTGGCATTGGCCACTGTCACCGAGAAGGTGGCGGTGGTGGCGGGGCTGACGGGGAGCAGTCCGGTGGCGTTGATGGTACCCGTACTGAAGGAGTAGCTGGTTCCCCCGGTGGCGGTAAGGGTGGTCGACTGTCCGGCACAGAGGGTGGTCGATGAGGCCGTCAGGGCAGCAGCGGGTGCTGGACTGATGGTGACCGTAGCGGTGGCCACATCCGAACAACCTGTNNNNNNNNNNCTAGCTAGCTAGCNNNNNNNNNNTCCCCAACATTTTGCAAAGTCAGATTTTTAGCCCTTCTGTTTTTGCGGAGTGTCTCGCCCAGAGTCATTATTACTTCCATTGATTAACTCTTAATTAAATTTTTTCGTGAGTAGTGTTGTGTTTTACGACATACTGTTGTAATGTTGTGTCATAATTGACAATGTACATTTTAACAGTGTCAAAAACAACCGCGTAAATGTATGAACAAACCGGCGCTTTACCGGCAAAAGCCTGATAGACACTTTATTGAACGGNNNNNNNNNNCTAGCTAGCTAGCNNNNNNNNNNGCTCCCCAGTGAGACGAGAAAACGTTCATGAATAAGCTCCTGCCTGAGACGAAGACGTATGTATCTGCTCATAAATTTGGGCGTTTAATTGGACGGCTAGAAAATAGCCAACGCCATCGATGCGTTGGCTGTTTTACGAACGCTTTAGTCGCTTCGTAGGCTTTTAACCGGATTCATCAAGGCCGCTTTAACGCTCTGAAAACCCACCGTCAGCAGCGCCAGGCCTATGGCCGCCAATCCGGCGGCCACAAACAGCCAGCCACTTAGCGGTGTTCGGTAAGCAAAGCCCTGAAGCCAACCATGCATCAAATACCAGGCCAGTGGGCTGGCCAGTAGCAAGGCAATCAGGATCAAGAAGACAATTTCCTGACAAAGCAGAACTACAATTCCCGCGACACTTGCCCCTAATACCTTTCGGATACCGATTTCTCTGGCTCTTCGTTCTGTCGAAAAGATGGCCAGCCCCAGCAGGCCTAAACAAGAAATAAAAATAGTGATCCCCATCGCCAAGTTGGTTAGCCGCTCGGTTCGAAGATCGTCCGCGTACATCGTGGCAATACGATCGTCTAGAAACGAATAAGTAAACGGTTTCTCCGGGAAGACCCCCTTCCAGTCTGCCCCTAGTTTGTCGATGAGCGTCTGCAGCTCCTCAGCGGCCATGCCCTTAGCGGCTATTTTGACGGCGATGACGTTCTCTTTGGCAGGGTCGTGTCGGATGACGATCGGCCAGCTCGCTTGATGGAACGAGTTCTCATAAAAATCGGCTACCACCCCAGCAATCGGATAGACCTCGACAGGGCTGGCGACCAGCTCCTGGCCGATAGCCTGGCTCACATCGGCAAACCCCAAGGCATGCGCACACCGCTCACTAATCAGCACTTCCCGGCCACTGTCGGCTGGAAGCAAATTTCGCCCCGCAACCAGCTTCATCCCATAAAAAGGAACGTAATCCTGATTGCCGAAATGAAAGGATAGATCGATGGGTTTCTCCGGGCTGTTTTTCAGCCCACCGCCACCAAATCCACTATGCTTTTTGTCCATGGGTGACTTCCATTGTCGGATCACCTGCTCTACACCCGCTACTTGGCGGATCTTCTCCGCCAGTACCGCTAGCTTACCCAGCTCAGCCCTAGCCGGTAGCCGCCCCTTCGACTTGTCCGACCCGATCGTTGTGGTATGCATCGGGTTAGTTGGCTGACCACCGAGCGTAATGATGGCATCCGTCTTGAAACCCAGATTCGTATGCAGTACATACCGCAATTGCGAACCCATAACCAGCGACGCAATGATAAACACCAGCGAGATCGTAAACTGGAAGACGATCAGTCCTCGGCGCAGCGTTGCTTTTCCAGTGCCCGCTGTCGTCGTGATTCCTTTCAGCGTCATTACGGGCTGATAGCGGCCCAATACCCTGGCCGGATAAAACCCCGCCAGCAGCGTGGTCACCGCCGTTACCAGCAGAAAAAATACAATAGTCGTACGATCCACCTGTAAAGAAACGCCCGCTGGGATCAAATCGGCGAACACGTTCATCACCGGCCGAACCAGTAGCGCAGCAAGCACCACGGCGGCTACGGTCAACAAGAGGGATTCGGTAAAAAACTGCACAGCGATGCCCGACCGGTTACCACCCAGCACCTTACGAACGCCGATTTCTTTGGCTCGTTGCCGGGATTGGGCCGTTGACAAATTGACAAAATTGACAATGGCCAGAACAAGGATAAATCCAGCCACCGCCATCAGCGAGTACAAGACCGGTAAACTGGCCTTTCTGCCCTCACCCCCATAGTCGGGATAAAAGTGGCTACCCGACAGCGGTTTGATCTGGGCGGTAAAACCCGACTTGGGGCCATAGTGCCGTTTGGCAAAGGGGATAAATTGCGCATCAATCTGGGCAGGGGTTACATTCGTTGCCAGTTTAATGATCACCTGGCTGGAGCGATTCAACTTATCCCAGCGATCCAATGTAATGTCTGTCTTCAAAAAACTGGCGGGGATCGTCGCATACGAGATCCACTGGCTGAACCGAAAATCACTGTTTCCCTGCCAATCGGC
This window harbors:
- a CDS encoding ABC transporter permease — its product is MGRLTKGDGPPECQPPPWAVWLLSHYSPDGLEDELQGDLLEMYSYWLKTVGVSKARWRYTLAVLRLIQPFTSSKIGQKSPNTHPEYGTSSSLVQAAMLPTYLKIASRKLIRHKLYSFINVVGLAVGVCACLVIYLINRYEFSFDNFHPDLDRIYCVDAVVFGGRWHSVPGPMPAAMRQEMTGIQTVAAYQTYGASVTIPPDQAQKPKHFDDDGSIVIAEPQYFDIFHYQWVSGNARTALSRPNSVVLTTERARKYFGDSHPDSIIGRTIYYQDSLMVTVTGIVADWQGNSDFRFSQWISYATIPASFLKTDITLDRWDKLNRSSQVIIKLATNVTPAQIDAQFIPFAKRHYGPKSGFTAQIKPLSGSHFYPDYGGEGRKASLPVLYSLMAVAGFILVLAIVNFVNLSTAQSRQRAKEIGVRKVLGGNRSGIAVQFFTESLLLTVAAVVLAALLVRPVMNVFADLIPAGVSLQVDRTTIVFFLLVTAVTTLLAGFYPARVLGRYQPVMTLKGITTTAGTGKATLRRGLIVFQFTISLVFIIASLVMGSQLRYVLHTNLGFKTDAIITLGGQPTNPMHTTTIGSDKSKGRLPARAELGKLAVLAEKIRQVAGVEQVIRQWKSPMDKKHSGFGGGGLKNSPEKPIDLSFHFGNQDYVPFYGMKLVAGRNLLPADSGREVLISERCAHALGFADVSQAIGQELVASPVEVYPIAGVVADFYENSFHQASWPIVIRHDPAKENVIAVKIAAKGMAAEELQTLIDKLGADWKGVFPEKPFTYSFLDDRIATMYADDLRTERLTNLAMGITIFISCLGLLGLAIFSTERRAREIGIRKVLGASVAGIVVLLCQEIVFLILIALLLASPLAWYLMHGWLQGFAYRTPLSGWLFVAAGLAAIGLALLTVGFQSVKAALMNPVKSLRSD